A single genomic interval of Tursiops truncatus isolate mTurTru1 chromosome 1, mTurTru1.mat.Y, whole genome shotgun sequence harbors:
- the LOC101328189 gene encoding group IIE secretory phospholipase A2 isoform X1 codes for MKLPPLPTLLCLMAVALAVGNLVQFGVMTERMKGQPALQYIDYGCYCGFGGSHGPVDQTDWCCHAHDCCYGSLEKLGCEPMLETYLFSASRHGIFCAGRTTCQQQTCECDKRAALCFRDNLGTYDRKYARYPNKLCTGPTPPC; via the exons ATGAAGCTTCCCCCTCTTCCGACCTTACTTTGCCTCATGG cagTGGCCCTGGCTGTCGGGAACCTGGTCCAGTTTGGGGTGATGACTGAGAGAATGAAGGGGCAGCCTGCGCTGCAGTACATTGACTATGGCTGCTACTGTGGTTTCGGCGGCTCCCACGGGCCAGTGGACCAGACAGACTG GTGCTGCCACGCCCATGACTGCTGCTATGGGAGTCTGGAGAAGCTGGGCTGTGAACCCATGTTGGAAACGTATCTTTTCTCTGCCAGCAGGCACGGCATCTTCTGTG CCGGCAGAACCACCTGCCAACAACAGACCTGCGAGTGTGACAAGAGGGCTGCTCTCTGCTTTCGCGACAACCTGGGCACCTACGACCGCAAATACGCCCGTTACCCCAACAAGCTGTGCACCGGACCTACCCCGCCCTGCTAA
- the LOC101328189 gene encoding group IIE secretory phospholipase A2 isoform X2, with product MKLPPLPTLLCLMVALAVGNLVQFGVMTERMKGQPALQYIDYGCYCGFGGSHGPVDQTDWCCHAHDCCYGSLEKLGCEPMLETYLFSASRHGIFCAGRTTCQQQTCECDKRAALCFRDNLGTYDRKYARYPNKLCTGPTPPC from the exons ATGAAGCTTCCCCCTCTTCCGACCTTACTTTGCCTCATGG TGGCCCTGGCTGTCGGGAACCTGGTCCAGTTTGGGGTGATGACTGAGAGAATGAAGGGGCAGCCTGCGCTGCAGTACATTGACTATGGCTGCTACTGTGGTTTCGGCGGCTCCCACGGGCCAGTGGACCAGACAGACTG GTGCTGCCACGCCCATGACTGCTGCTATGGGAGTCTGGAGAAGCTGGGCTGTGAACCCATGTTGGAAACGTATCTTTTCTCTGCCAGCAGGCACGGCATCTTCTGTG CCGGCAGAACCACCTGCCAACAACAGACCTGCGAGTGTGACAAGAGGGCTGCTCTCTGCTTTCGCGACAACCTGGGCACCTACGACCGCAAATACGCCCGTTACCCCAACAAGCTGTGCACCGGACCTACCCCGCCCTGCTAA
- the LOC101328189 gene encoding group IIE secretory phospholipase A2 isoform X3, producing the protein MKLPPLPTLLCLMAVALAVGNLVQFGVMTERMKGQPALQYIDYGCYCGFGGSHGPVDQTDWCCHAHDCCYGSLEKLGCEPMLETYLFSASRHGIFCVRFHTNHAPGPLLKPGDRAKSDVANL; encoded by the exons ATGAAGCTTCCCCCTCTTCCGACCTTACTTTGCCTCATGG cagTGGCCCTGGCTGTCGGGAACCTGGTCCAGTTTGGGGTGATGACTGAGAGAATGAAGGGGCAGCCTGCGCTGCAGTACATTGACTATGGCTGCTACTGTGGTTTCGGCGGCTCCCACGGGCCAGTGGACCAGACAGACTG GTGCTGCCACGCCCATGACTGCTGCTATGGGAGTCTGGAGAAGCTGGGCTGTGAACCCATGTTGGAAACGTATCTTTTCTCTGCCAGCAGGCACGGCATCTTCTGTG TACGCTTTCATACAAACCATGCTCCTGGCCCCTTGCTGAAACCTGGAGACAGAGCTAAATCTGACGTGGCCAACCTATAG
- the LOC101328189 gene encoding group IIE secretory phospholipase A2 isoform X4 — MTERMKGQPALQYIDYGCYCGFGGSHGPVDQTDWCCHAHDCCYGSLEKLGCEPMLETYLFSASRHGIFCAGRTTCQQQTCECDKRAALCFRDNLGTYDRKYARYPNKLCTGPTPPC; from the exons ATGACTGAGAGAATGAAGGGGCAGCCTGCGCTGCAGTACATTGACTATGGCTGCTACTGTGGTTTCGGCGGCTCCCACGGGCCAGTGGACCAGACAGACTG GTGCTGCCACGCCCATGACTGCTGCTATGGGAGTCTGGAGAAGCTGGGCTGTGAACCCATGTTGGAAACGTATCTTTTCTCTGCCAGCAGGCACGGCATCTTCTGTG CCGGCAGAACCACCTGCCAACAACAGACCTGCGAGTGTGACAAGAGGGCTGCTCTCTGCTTTCGCGACAACCTGGGCACCTACGACCGCAAATACGCCCGTTACCCCAACAAGCTGTGCACCGGACCTACCCCGCCCTGCTAA